tgtgATTGGTATACCACATGTCACTTTATTCATAAGTATTATCGGAGTGAGCATCcaataattttaacaaaaataaataatgatgtTGCAATAATTAACAATATGTAAACTGTAAGAATAACAATATCAGGGATATGGAcgatacaatttttttttttagaatactTGTAACAATATCAAGATTAATCATTCACCGAGAAAGAAAGTTACACTGAAAAAGGAGAGAATGGAGAAGGGAAATCCTGTCTTACGAGACAATGCATGAGGGGATgcaagaaaaggaaaataagaaaaataaaaaaaggtaaaataacaagaaatgtaatttataatgatacaaaatatatatgtatatttgtaaatttttgaaatgatttttttcttctccttatttttctattctaAGAAAACaattacaattatatttttttaaaaatttagatagatctatatatgaatgttttataaaaatagacagaataaaaaaggaagttTAACAATTTGGAgcatttttctaatttattattgtttccCTTAATTGGAAAGGAAAGTCTAAAAGTCACGAAATAAGTGagtaattatgtatttttttggGAATTGGAGATATTAACGTTGCACAAATCGTTTTTAAAGAATTTGTAAGTGTTAATCATGCTGAAGTACTGTgggtatatatgtgtacatacgtatttgtatatatacatttacatataggcctgtatatatgtaaaacatATGGGAGcgtgtgtatgtgtacatatgtatacttacATAATGTATGGTATCCATTTAcatatttcaataaatatcCTTCCCTGTATTTCATAAAACGAATCTTAATTATTAaacttgaaaaaaattcattgAATTATTTATCTACATTATGAGAATTGGCACAAGAATGTTTTTCTGTATAAATAGAGagcacataaaaataaaaattactaataaaacaaataagacgtttattttacaaatgaatttatctatttcatttaatgaaataattatagcAATTCCATATTATGGATAAGCttcatagatatatatataaatatttttttatgttgttGTACTCATTATATGTGACACAAATGAAGGAATTCGTAGAAATAATGATTTCATAAGGACACTTGTGTTCATTTAATccgtttaaaaaaaaaaaaataaaataagaaatttataataggaatacaattttatgttaataGCTGAAATAATTTGAGAACATAATTGagttcataatatatacacgttAATAGGATAGCATTGTTCATGTTTAGATGCTTATCTATACATATGAcgtgcacacatatatatttttttttgttatattatttgtccTTGTAACTGTTAGATcatttataatgaaaattcaTATAGGCGAAAGCATgcgtacatatttatatgtatacaaacTTTTGTATATTGTACATTTGTTTACATGTCATTAATGATATTACTGACTTATGTTGGTCCGttatatatgtgaaaaatttagaataatAGCATACACATAAGAGAGAATGAAGCggataaaaaaattcagaTAAATGACaagggaaaataataataatgcatGAAAATCATTGAAAGAATTACTTCTCCTATCGATGTTAATAAGGAAAAGGgctaaaaaaaagtatatattatgacTCATCTGAAACGTGAGctctttatattaattatttcgAAGGGAAATTTGTTTAAGTGTAAcccattttatattactacAAAACAGTTAATgtactttttattaactcTATTAAAgatctttatataaaaattaattcatgAATTAATCTTAATCATGgagaaagcaaaaaaaagaagataaaaattacaaaaatataaggcGTAAATGTATGTGCGAAAAACAGAACTTTTTTAGTTCGTCATAATGTGATGCAAAATGTTTCATATATGTAGGTaagtgtacatgtatataaactgtattatatgttgattcatatgttcataattttcatcGTAGATAAACAAGCATCTAAGGAATTATAAActtgtattaataaataatacgcTGCAGGTTATTATGTATGCACGTTTGAATGTAATGGATGAActcattttaaatatagaaaagaataaaaataatactctaatatatatatttttttgtaagtaTTACAGTAGacatatatatggaaaattaTTTGCAATAAGAACGTGTTAAATATGTTttgaaaacaaataatttaattaaaaaaaataaatgtacgtAAATGTCTAGAGGAGAATGAAACACATATGCATAAACTCTTAATGGTCCTGGTTTTAGCgattatattaacatatatatatttgtatgggAACACTTCAATAGACATAATTGTAGTAATAGTATTGTAAAATGTTTTAGTATTTGTTTAATAAAGATGACTGTAAAAATATTGCTTAATGAAatagtagaaaaaaaataatttcactGAAAAATGTACAACGCtcattaattaatttttaaacaaaatattaaaataaaaaaagttgtaTGCCTTATTATTATGACAGTAATTAcatgataaattaaaagaaacctaatatattacaataaaagttatatttatattaaatcatTATTACAGTTGTCATTATATCAACACTgatttaaaaagtattaaagtattaatatggatatatatgaattaatgaatgcaaatatataaaaaaatatatatttaataatgcTACTTGTACATGTCATATGAATTAACATAGGAACTAAagtatttcaaaaaaaataaaaattgtttattaaatgttctttaattttatcaaatatatataattaattaatttatattgcTGTGAATATTTTCAATAGCCATAACCtgcattaaataatttaggAAAATAGTGAGCTCCTAAGAATTAGCATCTGTATTAGTTGCAtgaatatttagaaaataattaaaataataaagcttataagtttatgtaattttatcattatatattattcataatatatcgTACTCTTGAGATGAAAtgttgtttttgttttatataaggAGGAATTGTAATTGGGGGAAGAAATAAGAACTTCCAAGTAAAAGAATCATTTAAGGATCTCTAACCaagaatatttttacgtatatttatatatatataaacacgtgaaaaaatgatataaaaaaataacaatcttatttttttgatatacaGAAGTGTAATATTGATTATACTGtccattaaaaatttaaagattttatatatttttttttaattaactaTTTTTTAGGAAAATGATTTAATTACACGAATTAGTgtcaatttattattatagttaaggtaatatatttaatatattatttttttataattataactatgctctatattaaatagaaagtgtatgatattaatatttctacttttatttgtatattcataaaCTATTTGTTTTAAGTTACGTAAGAGATGTAAATTAATgcattatattgttattatttatttattaataaaaaaaatacatatgcaGTTTTTTCCtccataaaaatatgaaaaagaaaaataatgaattaaagCTTTTCCTAGAATTTATGGTACgttatatatagttttttcgtatttcctagggatatatattttgatgttatattcttttttaattatcatttctaaaaatattttttttaattcttttgcttttatatttttttcttttattaatattatattttctatgtaatttacaaatttatgtattaaaaaaaataaaaagtataaactatttaatttttaaatttaataaataactttAATTCCTTATACGTCTAATGCACTATTTTAAAGTATATGAAGTTATGGATTTCcacttttaataatataataaaaatgtataaaagtGTTAAATTGGAtagtacattttaaaataaaatatttttttttgtgttaacTAATTTCTATAACGTAATTTCCAAATAATTCTCGTATAAATGTTCTACATATCTTTGAGATATGAGatatgttaaattataattattgctataaaaaaatttgtctttataaatttttcatttttttaatactatgAATACTACTacgatatatattataatttatatttataaataataaaatagtatcTAAAGATTTAACATGTACTTATAACTAAACTTTTATTAGCAAtatgacaaaaaaatttataagtatatccctaatatatgcttatatattattctcaacacatatatatttttttattttaattatgttataaaattattatcctaaaagaaaaaggtcctctactttattattaatttgagAGCTGTTTGTAAATCAAATTTAgaattgttatattatactgttaatatatatatagatagagaggatttattaaaataattagtattaccaagaattattttgattttgcttttttgtaaaaaactTCAATGTAAAtgtttacaaaattattttaaaaatcatcttttcttttttatactttatatttgtatttgatttgtacaatataataattttttaaagaataagTTATTGTCGAATATATTACACACTTTTGTGATAACCTTACGAAAATATAGTGAATTTTTTAGCTATTAgatttattataatgttatctagtttttgtataaattaaataattaaatcttttttttaagttgaagtttttttatttattctttatgtttggatatatacttatttcaCTAATGTGTTTTAATAACCTAGCAGAAATTttgtgtaatatttttttttgcctcatactatataaaaatatatatatacgtacggGTAAATTTCCTTCGAGTaggtatatttaatataagataaataataaaaacaatttttttacgATGTACtgtattgttaatatatcttttgtTAATTAGAATTGTCCACATGGTATATTACAagaaatgatatattattatctgaACATGAGAAGGTAGTAATTAACATAGAAGTGAAGATATATTGTTTGAAAATGGATATGACAATTAAAACAATTAACATGATGATTTTCAATCAGAATATGTTGGAAAGTTTTAgtttaatgataataataattcaagAATTGcaatcaaaaaaattaattaagaaATGATTATCTGTTAGATATAATCCATTATCTgtaacatacatatttatttttaaaaaattattgcatATGGGTTCTACTGCTGTATATACAGATAAGAAATATTCTGATACtttccaaaaaaataagtttaaaagattaattatttataagcATCACTTTATTACTTACTCAATGGGAATACTTtcctttataatatttttattactttatttatttcttattgCATTGAAAAATTCTTTATGGATGATGGAAGAAATGCTAAGACTATTCTTTATTTCTGAGAGGGGAATTACAAatgcattattattaattatataattaactaTTTTAgtgttaatttatattctggtaaatttcttaaaataaattaatgaatagaaagaaataaaattgacttgtcataattaatatattgaaataagaaataatgtTCTTGATGTATCCAATGAACTTTTACTTTATACTTAATGAAATTGAtctaaaacaaaattaattgttgtatatttataattttttttttgtgcaaCCTGGATATTATATAAAGGTATATTGATacagaaaagtaaaaaaatatatatttaatattttttatagttagtatatttctatattagatattttattataatttgttgTTTTTAAATAGTTTAGTAACTtgacttaatatatatatctagaATATCTTCCTtgattcttaaaaatatgatattaaCTTTGCTATATATTccctataaatataaaggctttatattgaaaatttattagtGTATATGATtcttgtatatttgtattataataaatgtgtgatcgtttaatataatatataaaatcaaaattattataacttcattcatataatgaaattatttatatatttaacaatttttttttctttcttgtTGTTTATAAAAGAtcatttgaataattttttaaaaagttttattatatattacttttaattttaacgtTGTTCTCcatttaatgaatataaaatcattttgttttgtctTTGTATATGTTGTTTATTTAAACGTAAaaatcaaattattttttaaaaaaacattttttggAACAAATGTTTATTATCTCATTTAATGTaggaatttttaatatatctttatattatttttatagttaaTTTATCAAATTATAAGTAAATGATAATGTGATtctcttttaaataattaattattaataaagtaTTATCAAGTTTATAATTGCTAAATATTTGCACTAAGTGAAATGCTTAAAGAACATatcatattttactttttatctaatgcaaaaattatagtacaaaattttttataagaattaCTTAAAcatcaattaaaaaatacacggataaaaaattgtatattaattttcattcTCCAATCagttaatttaatatattgtttaataaatacacgtcttatattaatatatttagtataAGAGTTACCCTAtccttcatatatttattgtttttttaatatcattattctaaatatatatatcaatataaaataaaaaaaatgaaagtaattttataattttacaaacTTTTATTTGGAAATAACAATgtcaattttattaaattaagtACTATAACCTTCATGaactatattataaatataaaggtTCAGTCTTTATTTACctttgaaatatatactttttttaataaattaagagATATGTTATAAATTAGATACTTAATGTATATTTCAGATCAtaagataattattttatttaagtaGTAACTAATGTcagtaatattaattaaatcaaataaaatattttaatattatagtatacattatttttattacattgttactattattaatactttttgaagaataataagatttttttaaatataatttttataatgttgGAATTTTTAGTAGAAAGATGTCATTATAATAAGTAATTTATCTCTTAATATGTAGAACATTGTGTTACCTATCTTCTCCATGttctatattctatatatattcaatgtTTTGAACTATTAAAaagtcatatatatttttattttattttgaaaagtataaataaaagaaaatatttatttattattctaaattaaatatataattcatatatttttaatatctattaataaatttagtTTATAGTATTTTAACTAAagttattttgttataaataacattaaaataaaaattttgtagtTTACATTTGaagttatttttaaaagcatcattataaaaaaaaataaagatatataattttattattattttacagaaaaataaaaaataatacgaaataatataaataataatagttccCTTTATCactatatgaatattatattattgttatattttttcttagtatattacattttaaaacttttatacgatgaagcaaaaaattaatattttattatttattaaatttactacgtttatccttttatgttgtatatgtcatttttacattcatgtggtatattattattatttagtgatatttttgttattcgTACTTTTCGTgctgtatttttattaattctattttttcacCACTGaacaatttattataatatataactatatgggaattttattgttttttagaGTACTCTTAAGCTATTGTTAGAGGAAAATTgcaataattgtaaaaaatttccTGCAAGAAATTATCGTTTACTGTCAAAATACAAGAAGAATTGTGATTCAAATGCTTTATGTTTAAAAGAGGAATTGCCAACTAAAGGATTTTCCCCCCCAAATGATATATCTACTAATAAGAAggataaattagaaaaaaacaaaaaaaaaaatggatgtTCATCAATGATTGTAGGAGATTATAAACCAGATGTGAAAAACAAAActtgtatatttgaaacGAAAGAATATTccaatttagaaaaaaaaatattcaaggAACTTGATTATAcgaattttcttaaaaataacagGACTATTAGCAATAAGGTTTACagaaaattaatatgtaaaaaatatggattaCGCATTATTTTACCtgtattattctttttgtttttattaataatatttatattagaaGTAGCACTGGGATATGTAGGAAAAACTAGTTTATTGTATGTATTAGGTTTAAACAAGGTTAATTTAACATCCTTGTCCAGCCAAGAACCATGGAAATACATTATAGAAGCGTTGAAAAAGACAGATTTCCTTAAGCACGCTATAGAAACTGGAGTTTCCCCCCAGAGAGTATGTGAACTTTGTATTAGTGCAACAGAAGTTAGTGATATCTGTATTTTAGGACAATTTTTTcgcattttaatatattttgtaccTTTCATTATAATGAGCATAACCATAATATCacgaattatttattaccataaaaaagttaaaaaatatgaaaaaattaaattaaggaaaagataaaacacatactaaagaatatttttttttctgtaaaaaTATCTAGAATATGAActaattaatgaaatatatataaacatatacttaataaacatatgaaaaattccttaaaattttacaaaaatttataagtatacattgctttttttatgaacaataataaatgtatatgctCTTAGTTTGTTTGTGAATAAGaatattctaatatttttctatttgtgtatcaaaatatgatttcatattaattgtatattataacttaaagcatataattttgcattttaatgatttcttatgatcataaaatatttttacgttataattaattaacaatataacattatgtataattttattagtaatatttgctaatttatatttaactatAAAGAATACagacttttatttttatatttctttgtgctctaaaataataatatgttcgagaaattaaaaaaatatagatttaCTATAAATTACGTATAAATGTGTTCTTATTTGTGTTTCATAAAAGGAAgttaacatattatattatactgatatatatatatattatatttactaaCAAATAAGcataacttattttttttaaatatgctTATTGATATACATGTTATAgaagaatattatttaaaagtcTTTTTAACAATGATTTAGTATTTTTTGTAAGatctaaatataaaattaagaatatataagaaaataaaatatttattaaatactgtttatttatatttgtttaattactTAGTTTTTCTACTTAATCACAATTATATAGagataaaaaattcttttgcTGAATTATTGTTCGAACATAGGATgttaattcaattttttaaaattaattatatatatattataaagaaaatttataaataaataaatatatatatttttttatatctttaaataattaaattattgaactatatataatcatattttaatagataatatattgaaatattattaggtagttactttttattttttcataataatagacctatatataagaattacGATGTTAGTTCAGTATAATGGAAATAAATGTATTGTTTTCTGTAaagatataattatatatgaataaattatatttatatacgctactatttattcttaactataaatatattaagggATAATattgatttatatatatataagaacatACATAGATTATGTTGGTAATGtctaattcattttattttcaaagttaattttttatgtaaaatttaattaaaaaaaagcatagtTTTTTAGTACTTAATTCATAAGTATAAAACATAGTTTTTTTGATAGATATTGTTTactaaattatatttgtttcacttttttattttttctttaaatttttaattaaataagtaTTATCTACAATGTTTTCTATGCACCTgttttgtaaataatttaaatctataaaatttgattttgtaaaaattgaattaataACTATACTAAAATATTAGCAGATGTTTTAGTTGTAACAATAAGATATTAAGAATTACTCTTTATTCAATTAAAGAAAACATAaacaattttgttttttaacgAACGCTTAAAACCTGCAGAACATGAGACTAGAATATGTAAACATCTGGGAATTGAAATATCGGAAATATTGATTATACTATTTTAACAAAagaatgaattatttttattatctttttttttttgtttttttaatattatgtgtt
The window above is part of the Plasmodium malariae genome assembly, chromosome: 10 genome. Proteins encoded here:
- the PmUG01_10053000 gene encoding fam-l protein yields the protein MKQKINILLFIKFTTFILLCCICHFYIHVVYYYYLSTLKLLLEENCNNCKKFPARNYRLLSKYKKNCDSNALCLKEELPTKGFSPPNDISTNKKDKLEKNKKKNGCSSMIVGDYKPDVKNKTCIFETKEYSNLEKKIFKELDYTNFLKNNRTISNKVYRKLICKKYGLRIILPVLFFLFLLIIFILEVALGYVGKTSLLYVLGLNKVNLTSLSSQEPWKYIIEALKKTDFLKHAIETGVSPQRVCELCISATEVSDICILGQFFRILIYFVPFIIMSITIISRIIYYHKKVKKYEKIKLRKR